One window from the genome of Pieris napi chromosome 3, ilPieNapi1.2, whole genome shotgun sequence encodes:
- the LOC125063419 gene encoding uncharacterized protein LOC125063419 — LNNANCLSLNICSERKRRGDITFKPFWQEDEFDKKQHQLKSIRYTTLGFTKRTRKRKPIKSSNTQNLVKVTEPITISMNVSHKKFATEKFLSFDELLRLRKLNTADINARRAGESAPPQSEETATQTESSTSEYTANTPFIRLKHCTRKLTCTWTAASLGDNEGNADVGNRGSRTPPGYVEGCTRTSTCTRDFMNRNKMDTIPTPSTEPEIEDGSDEDYCEKRSLNVRRDSKLQEILNVSPNTILPFVQNKDKDLAQSKHEGIESETCECENDYLRNKRTTSEKKFIKKRESESYGSLSYGDLFYLVVNKLMKNWNLNKKIQSDKCSCNLANEKQYNAWLLILTLFSSNYIFH; from the coding sequence ttgaaCAATGCTAATTGTTtgtctttaaatatttgtagtgaaagaaaaagaagaggAGACATTACTTTTAAACCATTTTGGCAAGAAGatgaatttgataaaaaacagCACCAATTAAAATCGATAAGATATACCACGTTAGGCTTTACTAAAAGAACACGTAAACGGAAGCCAATAAAATCATCTAATACACAAAACCTTGTTAAAGTGACTGAACCAATTACAATATCCATGAATGTAAGCCATAAAAAATTTGCCACCGAGAAGTTTTTGTCATTCGATGAACTGTTACGGCTAAGAAAACTTAATACTGCTGATATTAATGCACGTCGTGCAGGTGAATCAGCACCACCCCAATCTGAAGAAACCGCCACACAAACCGAATCCAGCACATCAGAGTATACAGCAAATACCCCTTTTATACGTTTAAAACATTGCACGAGAAAGTTAACGTGTACTTGGACCGCTGCATCGTTAGGGGATAATGAAGGAAATGCGGATGTCGGCAACAGAGGCTCTCGAACTCCTCCTGGCTATGTTGAAGGCTGCACGCGAACTTCAACTTGTACACGTGACTTCATGAATCGAAATAAAATGGACACAATCCCAACACCCAGTACTGAGCCTGAAATCGAAGATGGAAGTGATGAAGATTATTGTGAAAAACGATCATTAAATGTTAGAAGGGATTCAAAGCtacaagaaattttaaatgtttcccCTAACACTATTCTACCTTTTGTACAGAATAAGGACAAAGATCTAGCTCAAAGCAAACACGAAGGTATAGAATCGGAAACCTGTGAATGTGAAAATGATTATCTCAGAAATAAAAGAACAACTAGtgaaaagaaatttattaagaaaagagAATCTGAAAGTTATGGTTCATTGTCGTATggagatttattttatttggtcGTGAATAAACTGATGAAAAATtggaatttaaacaaaaaaatacaatcagACAAGTGTTCATGTAATTTGGCAAatgaaaaacaatacaatgcttggctattaatattaacattattttctagtaattatatttttcactga